Below is a window of Plasmodium gaboni strain SY75 chromosome 6, whole genome shotgun sequence DNA.
TGGATTAGTAAAAACAGATTTATTTCGAAATGAACAATGTTGGTTTAGGTCTTTATGTAAAAATGTCCTTTTTGTAAAAACACCCTTACAAGGTGCACAAAGTATATTGtaagttttttttttttattcattagagattatatataaataaaaagaaaaagataatatattctgcttatattatacaaatagttcacatatatatatatatatatatatatatatatatatatatatcatttatatattattttatgtttattttttttcccctTTAGATATGTGAGTTTGCTAAATCGTGACCAGCTAGCTAAAGGGTCGTATTATTCAGATTGCAAAACAGACTATGTCCGATCGTATGCAAAGGATCTAAAAAAATCCGAggtaattattatatttatatttatatcatataaataaaaacagtattatcttttaacacataatgaataaatatttatgtacaaataaaaaatacgGCAAATGTGTTTTATGAGTTAATAAAAACAAgaatatgtataaatatttttttgtgcTTTTCGTTATATgattatacatataatttaaaaggaaaaaaaaaaataaagtgTATACATACAccaacaaaaaaaaaaaaaaaaaaaaatatatatacttaaatatatgcacatatatatatatatatatatatatatatatatatatatatatgtttgtCCATACGCATCTgcattataattttattattttcctttATAGGAACTGTGGGCGATTTCtgaaaaaattttaaagGATAGGTGAACTTATAGatagataaaaaataaacgAGAACATgtatatgttataatatatatatattactcatttttatttatatctgttattttcatttaattttattttaaataattatttaaataataattcattgCATAgtttaatataaaattgtaATAAAATTGAATGGTGTCTTTAGAATTTGTCAAAATATTTTGCTCATCAAAACTAACTGTTGCAGCATTAAAAAGGATATAATGATTTTCGTTCATATTAATgttatttgtattatattgatcagtatatgtattattattattattatgaatattttgCGTTACATTTTGAAATGATGTATACTCTTTAAAGTTTATAaatgtatgtatattattaatattatcatattcaTTGGTATGAGTATTTTGTCGAgtatttaaaaagaattgtttataatctatatatttgataacATAAATAAACTGGCCCTCTATATTAACTGTATTAATGATTGgaataaaattaataaacAGTCTTTTAAAGAAACCAACtaattcattattttttatttgaataaataaatcGAAATTGGTATTTTCAATTTgattaattattatatttttattttggTCATATTTATCTAATAGGTATATATCATCTGTTTTGaatttatcattattatatgtactAAGATTTTCACACtcatttatttgtatatcattattattattattattattattattatgttgttgttgttgttgtattaatatttcGTTTGATccttttttcttatttGCACATGATAgatgtttatataattcttcaAAATTTTCTATACATCTATACCATCTTGAATCGAAATCATAAAAACATAATGGAAACAATAATATGGACAAATGAACATTTATAACATTACAAATATgatcatatatatatggtgtatattcatatacatatatatttataaatatattccatttgtgatttttatttatatttatattattaattttattttcaaatatataatcatacaaattatatattatattattcatatataaattatttaatgattcatcattataatttatttttatattcagaattttatttttattattatttatgtcACTTCTATAATTATCTTCAGTCActtcattattatctatattattagtaCTTTGATTTATGAATTCATTTTCATCTATTATTTGTTCATCctgtatattattttcatcataattAATTGTTAAGGTTAAATTtgaaattaatatatttttttcacatacataataaatattattctcTAAATTATTGTCGTCCCTTGTGATATTCAACtttatctttttcatttttttttttatatgatatataaaaataattaaattaaggacttacaaaaaaaaataaacatattattattacaaataatgctaattataacaaattaatctatataaagtataataacatttttttttttttttataaaattatatatttcttctCAAAATTGATTTGTATGTATAATTTTACATATGAgtgttatatataaaaggCATCATCATATAAGtatttatgtaaatattatttagTTTAATGGTCgttataataaaattataagtatctttaaatataaaatatattatatataaataaataaataaatatatatatatatatatatatattattatgttgtaaaaaaaaaaatgaacattCATGATattgaaataataatattacatatatatatattgtaacATAGAAGTacaaattttatatgatacAGCGCctatttgtttatatatatatttttttaatatattaaaatagATAGGTTaagatttaaaaaataataaaaaaaaaaaaaaaaaaagaaattcCATATGTAACTAAAGTTGTGTACctttaaaattaatattattatttttattcaataaatctataattattctttttttcttttttatgaaatagaaatatttttcatgtaataaaatgaaGTCTCAATTAATTAACAAATTTGGAAAAGccatattatattacataaaatataaaaagatacttatataatatatatatttaattgacaattaaaaaaatgaataattcaataaaatgttaaaaatatatatatatatatatatatatatatatatttaataaaataaattgattcatatgtattataataaaatgtaggaaaaaatatgttaCAAACATATTGCTGTTTATTcttgtttatttatacatattaaataaatgataaaatttacaatgttatttatagaacaaaatatattagaattaaattttgtaagagtaataattaaaatgaaaatatggaaaatattatatatatatatatatatgtatactTACATATGTGATGAGTTTTTAATAAGATTAcatatgattattattgtgtatataaatacaagTATGtactataatatatatatatatttttttatatttactttttatttatttatattttatatgatacttataattttattataatattgtaataatcactttacaatttttttgaaaagTAATGCTGTGTTATGTCCTCCAAATCCCAAATTTGTATTTAGAGatatatcaatattttcctttgcatgaatatatttattagGTGTATAATTTAAATCACAATCTGGgtctttattttcataattaaTAGTAGGTggtattatatttgtttgCATAGTTTTAAGACATACAATAGATTCTATAGCTCCAGCAGCACCTATACAATGTCCTGTCATACTTTTAGTagatgatatatataatttgtatGCATGGTCATTgaaaacatttttaaaaacctttgtttctattttatcatttagATTTGTTGAAGTACCATGTgcattaatatatttaacGTCATTTGTGTTTATATTTGCATTCTTTAATGCTTTATAAATAGAATTTATTAAACCTCTACCGTTAGGCTCTGGTGCAGTAATATGGTATGCATCACTTTCTGAAGaatatgaaataatttCTCCATATATAGGCgcatttctttttattgCATGTTCATAAGATTCTAAAATTAAAATGCCTGAACCCTCTCCCATAACGAAGCCACTTCTTTTTAAATCGAAGGGTCTACAACCTTTTTTTGGATTATCATTATAACCTGTGCATAAAGCTTTCAAAGAATTGAAACCAGCAAAACTTATGGGAGTTATACTAGCTTCAGTTCCACCACATATCATAACAtcatattctttatattttatatatctataaGCTTCACCTATAGTGTTAGCAGACGTAGCACATGCACTTAACATACCAAGAGAAATACCtctaatattattttcaatagATACATATCCAGATGGTGTATTTGCTATCATTGCAGGTATTAAATAAGGTGTTATTCTTTTATGTCCTTTTTCATACATTGttttcatttctttttctaaAAAACTTAATCCACCTATACCACTACCTATGATTGTACCTGTTTTATCTTTGTCTAATTTTTCTAAATTTAGTTTTGCATCGTCTAAAGCTAAACGTGTGGCTGCGACTGCATAATGAGTACAATCATCATTACGATTAacatcttttttattagtGTAATAATCACTAGCATTAAAATCgcttttttttatttcacTGCCAATACCACATGACATACCAGTTACATCAAATTTTGTAATTTTATCTATTGATGTATATccatttataatattcttcCAAAAATTTTCTATGCCAATACCTACTCCTGTTACTACTCCTACACCTGTGCACACCACTCTAGAAGtctaaataaaaaaataaaacaattaagaaaataaaaaaaatatatatatattaaaataaagGTAGAACATAGGCTGAgttaaataattatttataatttgtatatatgatattttataaaattctatatatatatatatatatttatatatatattttatttattacttcacaataatttttcatttctttcGAATTGTATAACTTGAAGCctttaaaataattcttGGGTATTCCAGGTATACCCTTTTTAATGAAGGCATACCTTTTACTGTAAACctatatatgtaaataaatggagtacatattataacataattaatgttttatatttttatttattttttacatttaatATGCATATGGCATATGTACATGGTT
It encodes the following:
- a CDS encoding hypothetical protein (conserved Plasmodium protein, unknown function); translation: MKKIKLNITRDDNNLENNIYYVCEKNILISNLTLTINYDENNIQDEQIIDENEFINQSTNNIDNNEVTEDNYRSDINNNKNKILNIKINYNDESLNNLYMNNIIYNLYDYIFENKINNININKNHKWNIFINIYVYEYTPYIYDHICNVINVHLSILLFPLCFYDFDSRWYRCIENFEELYKHLSCANKKKGSNEILIQQQQQHNNNNNNNNNDIQINECENLSTYNNDKFKTDDIYLLDKYDQNKNIIINQIENTNFDLFIQIKNNELVGFFKRLFINFIPIINTVNIEGQFIYVIKYIDYKQFFLNTRQNTHTNEYDNINNIHTFINFKEYTSFQNVTQNIHNNNNNTYTDQYNTNNINMNENHYILFNAATVSFDEQNILTNSKDTIQFYYNFILNYAMNYYLNNYLK
- a CDS encoding 3-oxoacyl-acyl-carrier protein synthase I/II; the encoded protein is MRKYIITIYYFLFFYVLQVYSKRYAFIKKGIPGIPKNYFKGFKLYNSKEMKNYCETSRVVCTGVGVVTGVGIGIENFWKNIINGYTSIDKITKFDVTGMSCGIGSEIKKSDFNASDYYTNKKDVNRNDDCTHYAVAATRLALDDAKLNLEKLDKDKTGTIIGSGIGGLSFLEKEMKTMYEKGHKRITPYLIPAMIANTPSGYVSIENNIRGISLGMLSACATSANTIGEAYRYIKYKEYDVMICGGTEASITPISFAGFNSLKALCTGYNDNPKKGCRPFDLKRSGFVMGEGSGILILESYEHAIKRNAPIYGEIISYSSESDAYHITAPEPNGRGLINSIYKALKNANINTNDVKYINAHGTSTNLNDKIETKVFKNVFNDHAYKLYISSTKSMTGHCIGAAGAIESIVCLKTMQTNIIPPTINYENKDPDCDLNYTPNKYIHAKENIDISLNTNLGFGGHNTALLFKKIVK